A stretch of Natronococcus sp. CG52 DNA encodes these proteins:
- a CDS encoding alpha/beta fold hydrolase yields MRARTALGGIVGTVGAAVLGNRLLSARAREFEHQLPGLERTYRWRGVETSYTVAGDPNDEDVLLLHGVHAGASNYEFEPIVERLAEDYHVVAVDLPGFGRSERPPLVYSATLYAEFIRDFAEEITDEPIVIASSLTGAFAVDAAGDTEFDQLVLICPTADTGESRPRLRTLIRSPIVGTTLFNALASKPSLRYFYDRDGYYDSDRIDEDEVEYAWKSAHQPGARYAPASFASGTLDPDFDLQTELAALETPTTLVWGRDAELVPLSEGRDLADAADLDLVVIDYATQLPHAEHPEKFVEYLLVELFDTDLGADIDVDTGSDGNA; encoded by the coding sequence ATGCGAGCCCGAACTGCCCTCGGTGGCATCGTCGGAACCGTCGGCGCGGCCGTCCTCGGCAACCGGCTGCTCAGCGCCCGCGCTCGAGAGTTCGAGCACCAGCTTCCGGGCCTCGAGCGGACGTACCGCTGGCGCGGGGTCGAGACGTCGTACACCGTCGCCGGCGACCCGAACGACGAGGACGTCCTCCTCCTCCACGGCGTTCACGCCGGCGCGAGCAACTACGAGTTCGAGCCGATCGTCGAGCGGTTGGCCGAGGACTACCACGTCGTCGCCGTCGACCTCCCCGGATTCGGCCGGTCGGAGCGGCCGCCGCTGGTCTACTCCGCGACCCTCTACGCCGAGTTCATCCGCGACTTCGCCGAGGAGATCACCGACGAGCCGATCGTCATCGCCTCCTCGCTGACCGGCGCCTTCGCGGTCGACGCGGCCGGCGACACCGAGTTCGACCAGCTCGTCCTGATCTGTCCGACCGCGGATACGGGCGAGAGCCGACCGCGGCTGCGGACGCTCATTCGATCGCCGATCGTCGGCACGACGCTGTTTAACGCCCTCGCGAGCAAACCCTCGCTGCGGTACTTCTACGACCGCGACGGCTACTACGATTCGGACCGGATCGACGAGGACGAGGTCGAGTACGCCTGGAAGAGCGCCCACCAGCCCGGCGCGCGGTACGCACCCGCCTCGTTCGCGTCGGGCACCCTCGACCCCGACTTCGACCTCCAGACCGAATTGGCGGCCCTCGAGACGCCGACCACGCTCGTCTGGGGCCGAGACGCCGAACTCGTCCCGCTCAGCGAGGGCCGGGATCTGGCCGACGCCGCCGACCTCGATCTGGTCGTCATCGACTACGCCACCCAGCTTCCCCACGCCGAGCACCCGGAGAAGTTCGTCGAGTACCTGCTGGTGGAGCTGTTCGATACCGACCTCGGCGCCGACATCGACGTCGATACCGGCTCCGACGGCAACGCGTAG
- the meaB gene encoding methylmalonyl Co-A mutase-associated GTPase MeaB, whose amino-acid sequence MNADNEALLEDLLAGEHRALARVISKIENRAPGYRDLVSALYAHTGDASVVGITGSPGAGKSTLVDKLAEEYRDRGETVGIIAIDPSSPFTGGAVLGDRIRMASTVGDMDVFVRSMSARGTLGGLSTATADAVKAMDAFGKDRIIIETVGAGQNEIDIVRTADTVAVLVPPGSGDDVQTLKAGILEIADVFVVNKADRPGADRTVQELREMIELDSGGGFGGGGHHGADATSDQSGTAVSTREATEDEPSDRWTTPIVETVATDGTGVETFIDELAAHQSHLVDSGTHAEKARQRYAEEIRTLLREDVHAMLESELERAGGIDDLADAVHRGETDPYTIAGDVLEPVRSCLGELETDRDE is encoded by the coding sequence ATGAACGCGGACAACGAAGCGCTGCTCGAGGACCTGCTCGCCGGCGAGCACCGCGCGCTGGCCCGGGTCATCTCGAAGATCGAGAACCGCGCGCCGGGCTACCGGGACCTGGTGTCCGCGCTCTACGCTCACACGGGCGACGCCAGCGTCGTCGGGATCACGGGGAGTCCCGGCGCGGGAAAGTCGACGCTCGTCGACAAACTCGCGGAGGAGTACCGGGACCGCGGCGAGACGGTCGGCATCATCGCGATCGATCCCTCCTCGCCCTTCACGGGGGGTGCGGTGCTGGGCGACCGCATTCGGATGGCCTCGACGGTGGGAGACATGGACGTCTTCGTTCGCTCGATGAGCGCGCGCGGGACGCTCGGCGGACTCTCGACCGCGACGGCGGACGCCGTCAAGGCGATGGACGCCTTCGGGAAGGACCGGATCATCATCGAGACGGTCGGCGCCGGCCAGAACGAGATCGACATCGTTCGCACCGCGGACACGGTCGCGGTGCTCGTCCCGCCGGGATCGGGCGACGACGTCCAGACGCTGAAGGCCGGTATCCTCGAGATCGCAGACGTCTTCGTCGTCAACAAGGCGGACCGTCCGGGAGCCGATCGAACGGTGCAAGAGCTGCGAGAGATGATCGAACTCGACTCCGGCGGCGGCTTCGGCGGGGGCGGACACCACGGTGCCGACGCGACGAGCGATCAGAGCGGCACCGCCGTATCGACCCGGGAAGCCACCGAAGACGAGCCGTCCGACCGCTGGACGACGCCCATCGTCGAGACCGTCGCCACCGACGGAACCGGCGTCGAGACGTTCATCGACGAACTCGCCGCCCACCAGAGCCACCTCGTCGACTCCGGTACTCACGCCGAGAAGGCCCGCCAGCGCTACGCCGAGGAGATCCGGACGTTGCTCCGCGAGGACGTTCACGCCATGCTCGAGTCGGAACTCGAGCGCGCCGGCGGTATCGACGACCTCGCCGACGCCGTCCATCGCGGCGAGACGGACCCCTACACGATCGCCGGCGACGTCCTCGAGCCGGTCCGCTCGTGTCTCGGCGAACTCGAGACCGACCGCGACGAGTGA
- a CDS encoding cobalamin B12-binding domain-containing protein encodes MSSEQEQESIRCLVAKVGLDGHDRGAHVIARAFRDAGFEVIYSGLHKAPEEIVQAAVQEDVDVLGISILSGAHDTLVPKIMDGLEEYGAKDDTLVLVGGVIPDEDRPELEEAGVSAIFGPGTSIEETIEFVRENAPDR; translated from the coding sequence ATGAGCAGCGAACAGGAACAGGAGTCGATTCGGTGTCTCGTCGCCAAAGTCGGTCTCGACGGTCACGACCGCGGGGCGCACGTCATCGCCCGCGCGTTCCGTGACGCCGGGTTCGAGGTCATCTACTCCGGTCTGCACAAGGCGCCCGAGGAGATCGTCCAGGCCGCGGTCCAGGAGGACGTCGACGTGCTCGGAATCTCGATCCTCTCGGGTGCTCACGACACGCTCGTCCCGAAGATCATGGACGGCCTCGAGGAGTACGGCGCCAAGGACGATACGCTCGTGCTCGTCGGCGGCGTCATCCCCGACGAGGACCGTCCGGAACTCGAGGAAGCGGGCGTCTCGGCCATCTTCGGCCCCGGCACGTCGATCGAGGAGACGATCGAGTTCGTCCGCGAGAACGCGCCCGATCGATGA
- a CDS encoding HD domain-containing protein, whose amino-acid sequence MGVEIKETRVTDAEFEEMKEFVFEYLAASVEKEEEGGRMRWYPWHSAEYRHNHILNVVSLAEEIAHEEGADVDVTRVAALFHDVAKLETDQELHAEAGARVAHEYLESRAGYPESFIKQVCRAIEQHSYQGDLNDVALETQCLIEADLLDKIGANGTALMLLRMGYEARTHMETDEMVERVLERGYDAASRVQSDTGEGIAHRRLKRVKWFREWLEDEIAGMGE is encoded by the coding sequence ATGGGCGTCGAAATAAAAGAAACCAGAGTAACTGACGCCGAGTTCGAAGAGATGAAGGAGTTCGTCTTCGAGTATCTCGCAGCAAGCGTCGAGAAAGAAGAGGAAGGGGGACGAATGCGCTGGTACCCCTGGCACTCCGCGGAGTACCGACACAATCACATTCTGAACGTCGTCTCGCTGGCCGAAGAGATCGCCCACGAGGAGGGAGCGGACGTCGACGTCACCCGCGTCGCCGCGCTCTTTCACGACGTCGCGAAACTCGAGACGGATCAGGAACTCCACGCCGAGGCCGGCGCTCGCGTCGCCCACGAGTACCTGGAATCGCGAGCGGGCTACCCGGAGTCGTTCATCAAGCAGGTGTGTCGAGCCATCGAACAGCACTCCTACCAGGGCGACCTGAACGACGTGGCGCTCGAGACCCAGTGTCTCATCGAGGCCGACCTGCTCGACAAGATCGGCGCCAACGGGACCGCCCTGATGCTGTTGCGGATGGGCTACGAGGCTCGGACCCACATGGAGACCGACGAGATGGTCGAGCGCGTTCTCGAGCGCGGCTACGACGCCGCCTCGCGGGTCCAGAGCGACACCGGCGAGGGAATCGCTCACCGGCGGCTCAAGCGGGTCAAGTGGTTCCGCGAGTGGCTCGAGGACGAGATCGCCGGTATGGGCGAGTAG
- a CDS encoding LysE family translocator, whose amino-acid sequence MPLVTALAGVVFGIALAAPPGPMNAIIAEESVVRGWNAGFRAGLGAMLADVLFFGLALAGVVAVIDRYPVVRPVLYLAGGLLMCYFAVGAIREARAATSFTDGSHASSKGFRKTFALSLTNPYQIGFWLTVGVGLIQSGTLDIFAHVPGVGAALEGFLVVETGSLALLAGFFGGIAVWIVVYPAALVSAGRRVDAVAPAVAALSAVVLAGSGLVFLAVGVLRVL is encoded by the coding sequence GTGCCCCTCGTCACCGCGCTGGCCGGCGTCGTCTTCGGCATCGCGCTCGCCGCACCGCCGGGACCGATGAACGCCATCATCGCCGAAGAGAGCGTCGTCCGCGGCTGGAACGCGGGCTTTCGTGCCGGTCTCGGCGCGATGCTGGCGGACGTGCTCTTCTTCGGCCTCGCGCTGGCCGGCGTCGTCGCGGTGATCGATCGCTACCCCGTCGTCCGGCCCGTGCTCTACCTCGCCGGCGGACTGCTCATGTGTTACTTCGCCGTCGGTGCGATCCGCGAGGCTCGAGCCGCGACGTCCTTTACCGACGGCAGCCACGCGTCCTCGAAGGGCTTTCGCAAGACCTTCGCGCTCTCGCTGACCAACCCCTACCAGATCGGCTTCTGGCTCACCGTCGGCGTCGGCCTGATCCAGTCGGGAACGCTCGATATCTTCGCTCACGTTCCGGGCGTGGGTGCCGCGCTCGAGGGGTTTCTGGTCGTGGAGACAGGCTCACTCGCACTGCTCGCCGGCTTCTTCGGCGGAATCGCGGTCTGGATCGTCGTCTACCCCGCGGCGCTGGTGTCGGCCGGTCGGCGCGTCGACGCCGTCGCACCCGCCGTCGCCGCGCTCAGCGCCGTCGTCTTGGCCGGCTCCGGGCTCGTCTTTCTCGCCGTCGGCGTGCTCCGAGTACTCTGA
- a CDS encoding TlpA family protein disulfide reductase, with protein sequence MRRRAVLSLAGLVAIGGCLDGSSDSEDDDSEADDTEADGDESEAASPPFDVATVDAPGSEAGSMPVPQEGQVTFVNFTRLLCPTSEGLIETIGDVRSELESRYEVGSDGDVRLVSVIDPRSGPDPSDDELAEWWEEHDGRWPIGVDEDGSLNDYYDVEGFPTVVVVDGDGEVHWRDTGGTSSRNMVSGVERALEAEPEVADPDSDSE encoded by the coding sequence ATGAGGCGGCGCGCCGTTCTCTCCCTCGCGGGACTGGTGGCGATCGGCGGCTGTCTCGACGGCTCGAGCGACAGTGAGGACGACGACAGTGAGGCCGACGATACCGAAGCCGACGGAGACGAGAGCGAGGCGGCGTCTCCCCCGTTCGATGTCGCGACGGTCGACGCGCCGGGTAGCGAAGCCGGGTCGATGCCCGTTCCGCAGGAGGGGCAGGTCACGTTCGTCAACTTCACGCGACTGCTCTGTCCCACGAGCGAGGGGTTGATCGAGACCATCGGCGACGTCAGATCGGAACTCGAATCCCGATACGAGGTCGGCTCGGACGGCGACGTGCGGCTCGTCTCGGTTATCGATCCGCGGTCCGGACCGGATCCCTCGGACGACGAACTGGCCGAGTGGTGGGAGGAACACGACGGCCGGTGGCCGATCGGAGTCGACGAGGACGGCTCGCTCAACGATTACTACGACGTCGAGGGGTTTCCGACGGTGGTCGTCGTCGACGGTGACGGCGAGGTCCACTGGCGCGACACCGGCGGAACGTCGTCGCGTAACATGGTCTCCGGCGTCGAGCGCGCGCTGGAGGCCGAACCCGAGGTCGCGGATCCGGATTCCGACTCCGAGTAG
- a CDS encoding TlpA family protein disulfide reductase translates to MRRRELVAGVGSVGVLAGAGALLRHGPPTFEDDEDGESTADDGDDSDGGPIEVETIDARGSDAGTLTVPSDDVTVLMFFVNACGNCQAQVSRLTEARAQLQEDHPDDVTFLSVTYDSREQIPTDDLRDWWTTHGGDGFVSYDASDLMQRYSAVGYPVTIVVGAEGEAHWRETGTTAASSLVSAVESVLEAEADDEGGDDTDTEEVDADSDEGGSEGDDPSEDGESTDEQEAGTGNETDAGTGTERENETDAGDGSD, encoded by the coding sequence GTGAGACGGCGCGAACTCGTGGCAGGCGTCGGGAGCGTGGGCGTTCTCGCCGGCGCCGGCGCGCTCCTGCGACACGGACCGCCGACGTTCGAGGACGACGAGGACGGCGAGTCGACGGCGGACGACGGCGACGACTCGGACGGCGGTCCGATCGAAGTCGAGACGATCGACGCCCGCGGCAGCGACGCCGGAACGCTGACCGTTCCGTCGGACGACGTTACGGTTCTCATGTTCTTCGTGAACGCCTGCGGGAACTGCCAGGCGCAGGTATCGCGTCTCACCGAGGCTCGAGCGCAACTGCAGGAGGACCATCCGGACGACGTGACGTTCCTGTCGGTCACCTACGACTCGCGAGAACAGATCCCTACCGACGACCTCCGCGACTGGTGGACGACACACGGCGGCGACGGCTTCGTCAGCTACGACGCCTCGGATCTCATGCAACGGTACAGCGCCGTCGGCTACCCCGTAACGATCGTCGTCGGCGCCGAGGGCGAGGCGCACTGGCGCGAAACTGGCACCACCGCCGCGAGTTCGCTCGTCAGCGCCGTCGAATCCGTTCTCGAGGCCGAGGCGGACGACGAGGGCGGGGACGATACGGATACCGAGGAAGTCGATGCGGATAGCGACGAGGGCGGGAGCGAAGGTGACGACCCGTCAGAAGACGGGGAGTCTACCGACGAGCAGGAGGCAGGGACCGGAAACGAGACCGACGCCGGAACCGGAACCGAACGCGAGAACGAGACGGACGCCGGAGACGGGAGCGACTAA
- a CDS encoding DNA topoisomerase I encodes MELIITEKDNAARRIADILSGGTYDSSRENGVNVYEWGGKRCVGLSGHVVGVDFPSEYSDWRDVEPVELIDADIEKTATKENIVATLRILSRRAERVAIATDYDREGELIGKEAYDIVREVDEDVPIRRVRFSSITENEVQSAFDEPDDLDFDLAAAGEARQIIDLIWGAALTRFLSLSAGQLGNDFISVGRVQSPTLKLIVDREREIEAFDAETYWELFGDLTKSEGDGAEPSEETTFEAQYFYRDEDDNEAERVWEEAVADEVYETLSSRDTATVVDVNRRTRTDSPPTPFNTTQFIRAASAIGYSAKRAMSIAEDLYTAGYMTYPRTDNTVYPDDLDPEELLKEFVGHSTFGDSAESLLEADEIEPTEGDEETTDHPPIHPTGEIPNRGDVSDDEWEIFELVVRRFYATVADAAIWEHLKVVAEVEDCRLKANGKRLVEAGYHDVYPYFNTSENYVPDVETGEALALSDVELEEKETQPPRRYGQSRLIETMEDLGIGTKSTRHNTLEKLYDRGYIESDPPRPTKLAMAVVDAAESYADRVVSEEMTAQLEEDMDAIANGEATLDDVTGESREMLEEIFANLADSREEIGDHLRKSLKDDKRLGPCPECGEDLLVRQSRHGSYFIGCDGYPDCENTLPLPSTGKPLILERECEDHGLNEVKMLAGRQTFVHGCPLCKSEDAGEGPVLGACPECGEDHDGELAIKTLQSGSRLVGCTRYPDCEYSLPLPRRGEIEVTDEHCEEHELPELIIHSGDEPWELGCPICNYQEFQARESESGSDLETLEGVGAKTVEKLADAGIESLDDLTDADPDSVADDVDGISADRVRNWQAKA; translated from the coding sequence GTGGAACTGATCATCACGGAGAAGGACAACGCTGCGCGACGGATCGCCGACATTCTTTCCGGCGGCACGTACGACTCGAGCCGCGAGAACGGCGTGAACGTCTACGAGTGGGGTGGAAAGCGCTGCGTGGGACTGTCGGGACACGTGGTCGGCGTCGACTTCCCGTCGGAGTACTCCGACTGGCGAGACGTCGAACCGGTCGAACTCATCGACGCGGACATCGAGAAGACCGCGACGAAGGAGAACATCGTCGCCACGCTGCGGATTCTCTCTCGACGGGCCGAGCGCGTGGCGATCGCGACCGACTACGACCGCGAGGGGGAACTCATCGGCAAGGAGGCGTACGACATCGTTCGCGAGGTCGACGAGGACGTCCCGATCCGTCGGGTGCGGTTCTCCTCGATCACCGAGAACGAGGTCCAGAGCGCCTTCGACGAACCCGACGACCTCGACTTCGATCTCGCCGCCGCGGGCGAGGCGCGCCAGATCATCGACCTCATCTGGGGGGCGGCGCTCACTCGGTTCCTGTCGCTCTCCGCCGGCCAACTCGGAAACGATTTCATCTCCGTCGGCCGGGTCCAGTCGCCGACGCTGAAGCTGATCGTCGACCGCGAGCGCGAGATCGAGGCGTTCGACGCCGAGACCTACTGGGAACTGTTCGGTGACCTCACGAAGAGCGAGGGGGACGGCGCCGAACCGTCCGAGGAAACGACCTTCGAGGCCCAGTACTTCTACCGCGACGAGGACGACAACGAGGCCGAGCGCGTCTGGGAGGAGGCCGTCGCCGACGAGGTCTACGAGACGCTCTCGAGTCGCGACACGGCGACCGTCGTCGACGTCAACCGGCGGACCAGGACCGACTCGCCGCCGACGCCGTTCAACACGACGCAGTTCATCCGCGCGGCGAGCGCGATCGGCTACTCGGCGAAGCGAGCGATGTCGATCGCGGAGGATCTCTACACCGCCGGCTACATGACGTACCCGCGGACGGACAACACCGTCTACCCCGACGATCTGGACCCGGAGGAACTCCTGAAGGAGTTCGTCGGGCACTCGACGTTCGGCGACTCGGCCGAGTCGCTGCTCGAGGCCGACGAGATCGAACCGACGGAGGGTGACGAAGAGACGACCGACCACCCGCCGATCCATCCCACGGGTGAGATTCCGAACCGCGGCGACGTGAGCGACGACGAGTGGGAGATCTTCGAACTCGTCGTCCGGCGATTCTACGCGACCGTCGCCGACGCCGCGATATGGGAACACCTCAAGGTCGTCGCCGAGGTCGAGGACTGTCGGCTGAAGGCCAACGGAAAGCGCCTCGTCGAAGCCGGCTACCACGACGTCTACCCGTACTTCAATACGAGCGAGAACTACGTTCCCGACGTCGAGACGGGCGAGGCGCTCGCGCTCAGCGACGTGGAACTCGAGGAGAAGGAGACCCAGCCACCCCGCCGGTACGGCCAGTCGCGGCTCATCGAGACCATGGAGGACCTCGGGATCGGGACAAAGTCGACCAGACACAACACCCTCGAGAAACTGTACGACCGCGGCTACATCGAGAGCGATCCGCCGCGACCGACGAAACTCGCCATGGCCGTCGTCGACGCGGCCGAGAGCTACGCCGATCGCGTCGTCAGCGAGGAGATGACCGCCCAGCTCGAGGAGGACATGGACGCCATCGCGAACGGCGAGGCGACGCTCGACGACGTCACCGGCGAGTCCAGGGAGATGCTCGAGGAGATCTTCGCGAACCTCGCCGACTCCCGCGAGGAGATCGGCGACCACCTGCGCAAGTCGCTGAAGGACGACAAGCGCCTCGGCCCCTGCCCGGAGTGCGGCGAGGACCTCCTCGTCCGCCAGAGCCGCCACGGGTCGTACTTCATCGGCTGTGACGGCTACCCCGACTGCGAGAACACGCTGCCGCTGCCCTCGACGGGCAAGCCGCTGATCCTCGAACGCGAGTGCGAGGACCACGGGCTCAACGAGGTGAAGATGCTGGCCGGCCGGCAGACGTTCGTCCACGGCTGTCCGCTCTGCAAGTCCGAGGACGCCGGCGAAGGACCGGTGCTGGGTGCGTGTCCGGAGTGCGGAGAAGACCACGACGGAGAGCTCGCGATCAAGACACTCCAGAGCGGTTCGCGGCTGGTGGGCTGTACGCGTTATCCCGACTGCGAGTACTCGCTCCCGCTTCCGCGCCGCGGCGAGATCGAGGTCACCGACGAGCACTGCGAGGAGCACGAACTACCCGAACTCATCATCCACAGCGGCGACGAACCCTGGGAGCTGGGCTGTCCCATCTGTAACTACCAGGAGTTCCAGGCTCGAGAGAGCGAGAGCGGTTCCGATCTCGAGACGCTCGAGGGGGTCGGCGCCAAGACCGTCGAAAAGCTCGCCGATGCGGGTATCGAGAGTCTCGACGACCTGACCGACGCGGACCCCGATTCCGTCGCCGACGACGTGGACGGTATCAGCGCCGACCGCGTTCGAAACTGGCAGGCGAAGGCCTAG
- a CDS encoding MATE family efflux transporter yields the protein MTTGAIPTKLLHLAWPLVLGNLLQTFYNLADMFWVGRVSSEAVAAVSLMFPLSWMFVSTAMGITAATIALVSQYVGADDDRMADRVVAQTVLLTLTVSSVLAAVGLYFRRPLLWLIGARDAVFVEALAYIEVIFLALPLTFLFFAFRSSLQGAGDTKTAMWLVFVSAGLNVVLDPFFILGWGPFPEMGTRGAAVATFIARAFATVAGIYILLDGRFGVRLRLEDLTPDLSIQKRLVDIGYPATIDGWARSFAAVAMAGFVARFGAAPTAAYGIGVRLMSVTWAVSGAVGNATATGVGQNLGAKTPGRAAAVARTATAGTMLLIFAIAAVLVAFPAQAVRIFVADPAVIAEGVVFLRIMAPFWALFAGVMVIQGAFRGAGNTKEAMVLSFLSRWIFRVPVALVLAFSWTLTLPGGLTVAALGWGVEGIWWAFAIGMVASFVIAVGWFRLGTWRTGVIDESDDDGPRDGAADVSDAATGEGSDTDPVDD from the coding sequence ATGACGACGGGGGCGATCCCCACGAAACTGCTCCACCTGGCCTGGCCACTCGTCCTCGGGAACCTGCTCCAGACGTTTTACAACCTCGCGGACATGTTCTGGGTCGGTCGCGTGAGCAGCGAGGCCGTCGCCGCCGTCTCGCTGATGTTTCCCCTCTCGTGGATGTTTGTCTCGACCGCGATGGGAATCACCGCGGCGACCATCGCGCTGGTCTCCCAGTACGTCGGCGCCGACGACGACCGGATGGCCGATCGGGTCGTCGCCCAGACGGTCCTGCTCACGCTCACCGTCTCGAGCGTGCTCGCTGCGGTCGGCCTCTACTTCCGGCGGCCGCTCCTGTGGCTGATCGGCGCCCGCGATGCGGTGTTCGTCGAGGCGCTCGCCTACATCGAAGTGATCTTCCTCGCCCTGCCGCTGACGTTCCTCTTCTTCGCGTTTCGGTCGTCGCTGCAGGGCGCCGGCGACACGAAGACGGCGATGTGGCTCGTGTTCGTCTCGGCGGGACTCAACGTCGTCCTCGATCCGTTCTTCATCCTCGGCTGGGGGCCGTTCCCCGAGATGGGGACTCGCGGCGCGGCGGTCGCGACGTTCATCGCCCGCGCGTTCGCGACGGTCGCCGGCATCTACATCCTGCTCGACGGCCGGTTCGGCGTTCGGCTCCGGCTCGAGGACCTGACACCCGACCTCTCGATCCAGAAACGGCTGGTCGACATCGGCTACCCGGCGACGATCGACGGCTGGGCGCGCAGCTTCGCGGCGGTCGCGATGGCCGGCTTCGTCGCCCGGTTCGGCGCCGCACCGACCGCAGCCTACGGGATCGGCGTCCGACTGATGTCGGTGACGTGGGCGGTTTCGGGTGCCGTCGGCAACGCGACGGCGACCGGCGTCGGCCAGAACCTCGGCGCGAAGACGCCCGGCAGGGCCGCGGCGGTCGCGCGAACGGCAACTGCGGGGACGATGCTCCTCATCTTCGCAATCGCCGCGGTCCTCGTGGCGTTTCCCGCGCAGGCCGTGCGGATCTTCGTCGCCGATCCCGCGGTGATCGCCGAGGGGGTCGTCTTCCTGCGGATCATGGCACCGTTCTGGGCGCTGTTCGCCGGCGTGATGGTCATCCAGGGAGCGTTCCGCGGCGCCGGCAACACGAAGGAGGCGATGGTTCTCTCTTTTCTCTCGCGGTGGATCTTCCGCGTCCCCGTCGCGCTGGTGCTCGCGTTCTCCTGGACCCTGACGCTGCCGGGCGGGCTGACGGTCGCCGCCCTGGGCTGGGGCGTCGAGGGAATCTGGTGGGCGTTCGCCATCGGGATGGTCGCCTCCTTCGTCATCGCCGTGGGCTGGTTCCGACTCGGCACGTGGCGGACGGGCGTGATCGACGAGTCGGACGACGACGGTCCTCGAGACGGTGCGGCGGATGTCAGCGACGCGGCGACTGGTGAGGGGAGCGACACCGATCCCGTCGACGACTGA
- a CDS encoding flippase: MTDHDEGVTTLAKQGSITFVGNVVNGVFGFAIVMLMTRFVAPSVYGLWVLSTSVILFTQVFASLGLPMAIDYFVPQYLDEDERGKAKGVIVQVTATVLVTSSLVALGLALSAAYIADVFQEPAMRVGLLLLSITIPMLAIYNVLLTSYYSIKKLQYRVVMRDLVRPVVRFSITAALLLAGWGLLGLVAGYVVGLFVAITVGVAVFTYKAWDLLTAELELVAPWPIVKYSVPLAMTSVVFVLMGHVDYFVLGFFLSSDDVGIYRVGYMLGSGLMIMFNSLSPVFKPLIAESRDDIDLVEQRFRLAARWIAGLTMPIAITLSLGASSYLAVLYTPQYAEANLVVVLLCGAFLFNVTFGGPDGSLLQGMGYSRIVFANTLVLFGANFFISAALVPIVGIEGAAIGSATALFLVGGLTLVEVYYLDGIHPFTRDFAKVVVAGVPAIIAGAPVVYFLDSDPLIVAALPIVVVTTYLGSLIASDAFTDDDARMAGEFSPTLRKWLPIGGSGQ; encoded by the coding sequence ATGACCGACCACGACGAAGGTGTCACCACGCTCGCCAAGCAGGGGAGTATCACGTTCGTCGGGAACGTCGTCAACGGCGTGTTCGGCTTCGCCATCGTCATGTTGATGACGCGGTTCGTCGCCCCGTCGGTCTACGGGCTGTGGGTGCTGTCGACGTCGGTGATCCTCTTCACGCAGGTGTTCGCGAGCCTCGGCCTGCCGATGGCGATCGACTACTTCGTCCCCCAGTACTTAGACGAGGACGAACGCGGGAAGGCGAAGGGCGTGATCGTCCAGGTGACCGCGACCGTCCTCGTGACGTCGTCGCTGGTTGCGCTCGGACTCGCACTCAGCGCCGCGTACATCGCCGACGTCTTCCAGGAGCCCGCGATGCGGGTCGGTCTGCTCCTGCTTTCGATTACGATTCCGATGCTGGCGATCTACAACGTCCTGCTCACCTCCTACTACAGCATCAAGAAGCTCCAGTACCGGGTCGTCATGCGCGACCTCGTGCGCCCGGTCGTCCGGTTCTCGATCACCGCGGCGCTCCTGCTCGCCGGCTGGGGGCTGCTCGGACTCGTCGCCGGCTACGTCGTCGGGCTGTTCGTCGCGATCACGGTCGGGGTGGCCGTCTTCACCTACAAGGCGTGGGACCTCCTGACGGCGGAACTCGAACTCGTCGCCCCGTGGCCGATCGTGAAGTACTCGGTTCCGCTGGCGATGACGAGCGTCGTCTTCGTGCTCATGGGTCACGTCGACTACTTCGTGCTCGGATTCTTCCTCTCGTCCGACGACGTGGGGATCTACCGCGTCGGCTACATGCTCGGCTCCGGGCTGATGATCATGTTCAACTCGCTGTCGCCGGTGTTCAAGCCGCTGATCGCCGAAAGCCGCGACGACATCGACCTGGTCGAACAGCGGTTTCGCCTCGCCGCACGCTGGATCGCCGGACTCACCATGCCGATCGCGATCACGCTCTCGCTGGGCGCGAGTTCGTACCTCGCCGTGCTGTACACGCCCCAGTACGCCGAGGCGAACCTCGTCGTCGTCCTCCTCTGCGGCGCGTTTCTGTTCAACGTCACCTTCGGCGGCCCCGACGGCTCCCTGCTCCAGGGGATGGGCTATTCCCGGATTGTCTTCGCCAACACGCTGGTCCTCTTCGGAGCGAACTTCTTCATCTCGGCGGCGCTCGTGCCGATCGTCGGAATCGAGGGCGCCGCGATCGGTTCGGCGACGGCCCTCTTTCTCGTCGGCGGTCTGACGCTCGTCGAAGTCTACTACCTCGACGGCATCCACCCCTTTACCAGGGACTTCGCCAAGGTCGTCGTCGCCGGCGTTCCGGCGATCATCGCCGGCGCACCGGTCGTCTACTTCCTCGACTCCGACCCGCTGATCGTCGCCGCGCTTCCGATCGTCGTCGTGACGACCTACCTCGGGTCGCTGATCGCGAGCGACGCCTTCACCGACGACGACGCCCGGATGGCCGGCGAGTTCAGCCCGACCCTGCGGAAGTGGCTGCCGATCGGTGGCTCCGGCCAGTGA